The nucleotide sequence gagagatacaacatacttcagttgattatgcgggggaaaatccagggcaagagaagtgtaggaaggagacgaatctcgtggttgcgtaacttgagggaatggtacggatgcacatcaaccgaactattcagagcaacAGCATCTAACATCAGAATAGCcttgatgattgccaacctccgtcgcggagatggcacgtgaagaagattAAAGCAAGAAAAATTTTATACCTAGGGCATATTCTTAGAGGAACCGGTACAGAACCCTTCAGCTTATCATGAGAGATAAAATCGAGGGTGCAGAGAAATTGGAAGGAAGCAGATGTCATGGCCCAAAATCATTCGTGATTGGACAGGAATACGTATTGCAGAAAATCGTGTACAACTGGCCAATGTAATTGCCAACGTTAGGGGACCTAATATGACACTGACATAAGAAGAAGAAAGCACCAGAGAGATGTAAATTTACAGCGAATTGAATAATTTTGAGGACTATTTGGTTATGGGGTAATGGTGGCCTATAATTATACCAAATATAGTCTTTCTTTAAGTCTTTTTCGATCAGTCTTTCATGACCCTCAGACTATCTGAAATTGTTTTCAATCAAAATCGGTTCTATTAACCTTTAAAGTTAATTTGTAATATCACTAAATATAAACCTCTGCGCTTCGCGCTTTTTAACAAAATTCCATAGCTTTCTTATTTCTTTTTCTAGCATATTAGCCGATCCAAAAAGAAATGGCTGAGATACGTTATAAGATCTATAAACAATATTGTATAAGTTAGACTCAGACAAAACCAACGGTTCAATATTGGTATGAGTAAAATTGAGTTTCTTAAAAAGAGTACCGGTAATGTGGATGTCGTCTATCCAAAAGAAATTCGACTTCTGAGCCTCCTTGTAAATAGCAAATATCACATCTGGCGTGTAGAGCAGCGCCCAACCCGGGCAGTACGTCGGGTACACTCTTTCAGGGTACTCCGAAAAAGACACCCTCCATTTTGATCTATAGGACCTTAAAACTAAGCTATTATATCTAGGTGTACAAAATAAACCTTTCCTAGCACCATGAGGGGATAAGTCGTAGATAAGAAAATTTTTCATAGTTGGCATGTTGACAAATACATCATCATCAGTCTTCAAGATATATTTGGCTTGAGGGCAATGGTAAACGAAATACTTCAAAGTCATCACATGCTTATAAGTCAGATTTCTGTATGTATCTGCGAAACTGCCTTGAATAACGTCATTATGCAACACGTTTTCCGCTTCTATCATCTTCTGTAAGTGCTCGGAATGAGTACCAACACTGCCAACCATAAATAATACTTTCACGTTGTCTTCCTTTTCTCCCCATGTTTCTCTTATAGTCTGCCTCTTTTCAAAGTTTGAAGGCGCTGAATGCACTAATACTAGTAGTAGTAAAGGAATGGTTTCGTTGCAAATGAAgttaatcatagaaaaattaaagTTGAGATCAATCAGTTGGTTGTAGTCGTTCTCCGGTACGTGAAGAACTTTTTCGGTGAAGCCGGGGTCATCCTTTGTCAATACTGTGTATGGTGTAGATATTGTTGTGGAGGCTGGAACTACTATATAACGAGGGGTTGACAATTCGTGCCATAATAACAACACTATCACAAATCCCAGTAGAAGAACTACCAACTTGGTCCATGGTCTTTTCTCAAGCATGTTCAATTGTCATCCTacaacaaaaaaaatactttagaATAGTTTGTAACAAAGGTTATAGTAGATAGTTATGTGAAGCTTTAAAGGAACAGAAATAGAAACATAgcttcaaaagttatgcatcacctaaaattatgttcattttcatagtagttgattttttcgtggaCAAATCAACGGATTCCGccaattttttctgttattttagATTTTCCcttggtatttacacagttgggcaaaggtttactgAAACTTCTTTTCTGAACTTATAccaggtggaagaaaagaaatatttttcttcgacttcgacacaaaagggatacaatggacgttaaccacacgcctaagcgACAGGGTCGGATTTAAGGGGGGccggctgggcagctgcccggggcccccacatccCGGGGGCCCCACAAAGCcctaaacttaaaaaaaatcagcacattattcaAATGGAATAATTTTTGTCATTCAATTAACTGTGGTATTTCGTTACACGGAGGGTTTCACTCATGTTGAAAGGTTTCTCATATTTTTGCCAACTCacggtcataaagcagaagatatatttaattctctaatgaGGTTCTTGTAAGAATATGATAATGACTTACTTGTATTGAGATGTTGAAAAACTGCAGGGGACAGTCCTAGGACAACGCATCCGTTATGATTGAAAAATACAATGGTGTTAGGCTAAAATTAGATAacatatatatgtataatattttGGCGTTGTGGATTCCGTGTgccgcccactctctaaatttagttgcaaaagctgCAGCTGAGTGTTATCTCCTGCTATCATAGCATTATTTGATTTCTTGGAAGGACTATATGAACaatatgtatttttcacttcctctacatatagatacaacttggtaatcgaatgtttaaaagctgcgtctttaaccttcggatgaccagggtaaattttgaccccaatgcatgttttatttaataaattcagaaatattttcaattttaaactcattatttttttatttgactttaatatcattctagatacactcatattttgtaataaaaaaaattcaatatattttacgaaaaaagggtagttataaggggtcaaagtcgcggtttttattatatttttttttgtgacgctcatgatcgtgatagtgcaccaaaatttggtaataagtagttcatgacgtaactaagtaaaatctcaggggcggaacgctgcgtggccgacaaaggggtggcggCAGGGGTGAAtgtaaaaattataagggattttttgtgacggtcgtgatcgagatagtgaaccaaaatttaagagtaagtagatcatgacgtaaataagcaaaatctccaggggcgtaaaccagagttggggatgagggtagttttaaggggtcaaagtcgcagtttgtattattttttttgtgacgcagcacaacatttgtcccccacgcagcgttccgcctctggagattttacttagtaatatcatgatctatttattcacaaattttggtgcac is from Diabrotica virgifera virgifera chromosome 9, PGI_DIABVI_V3a and encodes:
- the LOC126891596 gene encoding beta-1,3-galactosyltransferase 1-like, whose protein sequence is MLEKRPWTKLVVLLLGFVIVLLLWHELSTPRYIVVPASTTISTPYTVLTKDDPGFTEKVLHVPENDYNQLIDLNFNFSMINFICNETIPLLLLVLVHSAPSNFEKRQTIRETWGEKEDNVKVLFMVGSVGTHSEHLQKMIEAENVLHNDVIQGSFADTYRNLTYKHVMTLKYFVYHCPQAKYILKTDDDVFVNMPTMKNFLIYDLSPHGARKGLFCTPRYNSLVLRSYRSKWRVSFSEYPERVYPTYCPGWALLYTPDVIFAIYKEAQKSNFFWIDDIHITGTLFKKLNFTHTNIEPLVLSESNLYNIVYRSYNVSQPFLFGSANMLEKEIRKLWNFVKKREAQRFIFSDITNKRWHQCGSETGRRTINHAVQPRLKLKSLLIYDLSPHGARKGLFCTPRYNSLVLRSYRSKWRVSFWEYPERVYPTYCPGWALLYTPDVIFAIYKEAQKSHFFWIDDIHITGTLFKKLNFTHTNIEPLVLSESNLYNIVYRSYNVSHPFLFGSANMLEKEIRKLWNFVKKREAQRFIFSDITN